One Streptomyces coeruleorubidus DNA segment encodes these proteins:
- a CDS encoding alpha/beta fold hydrolase — MTGRRAVRRVVHGALSAIAPGAAARWATDVFSDTRRLGLRPDNVLPLGARRFAVDGSPDISGGYVWGEPGDGRPTALLVHGWASDSSSMHSFVGPMRHLGFTVAAFDAPAHGVWPGSQATMTQYSRAVAAVLGALGNVSVIIAHSLGSIAAISGAALRGAELDALVLIAPTCTLSGVLDRWDGAGLRLGPDTVRRIYAELHRRNGVPVSHWDAVARGEGLDCPVLAVHDPADAVVPYSDAEVIARDLPGVRLEAAPDVGHLGILSAPQVQAGVSAFVAGHTARDAPVGP; from the coding sequence GTGACCGGACGCCGAGCCGTGCGCAGGGTGGTCCACGGTGCGCTGAGCGCCATCGCGCCGGGCGCGGCGGCGCGCTGGGCGACCGATGTGTTCAGCGACACCCGCAGACTGGGCCTGCGGCCCGACAACGTGCTGCCGCTGGGCGCGCGGCGGTTCGCGGTGGACGGCTCCCCGGACATCTCCGGAGGGTACGTCTGGGGTGAGCCCGGTGACGGGCGGCCGACGGCACTGTTGGTGCACGGCTGGGCGTCCGACAGCAGCAGCATGCATTCCTTCGTCGGACCGATGCGGCACCTGGGCTTCACCGTCGCCGCGTTCGACGCACCGGCGCACGGAGTGTGGCCGGGGTCCCAGGCGACCATGACCCAGTACTCCCGCGCGGTCGCGGCCGTGCTGGGCGCCCTGGGCAATGTGAGCGTGATCATCGCCCACTCGCTGGGCTCGATCGCGGCGATCAGCGGGGCCGCCCTGCGCGGGGCCGAGCTGGACGCCCTGGTACTCATCGCGCCCACCTGCACGCTGAGCGGCGTCCTCGACAGGTGGGACGGAGCCGGGCTGCGCCTGGGGCCCGACACGGTGCGGCGCATCTACGCCGAGCTGCACCGGCGCAACGGCGTGCCCGTCAGCCACTGGGACGCCGTCGCACGCGGCGAGGGTCTGGACTGCCCGGTGCTGGCCGTCCATGACCCGGCCGACGCGGTGGTGCCGTACTCCGATGCCGAGGTGATCGCCCGGGATCTGCCCGGGGTCCGGCTGGAGGCCGCCCCGGACGTCGGCCACCTGGGCATCCTCAGCGCCCCGCAGGTCCAGGCCGGCGTCTCGGCGTTCGTCGCCGGACACACCGCCCGCGACGCACCCGTGGGCCCGTGA
- a CDS encoding rubredoxin yields MNDLSVRTAKRAWMCLLCGWVYYEELGLPEDGIPPGTRWEDIPDDWECPECGAAKADFVMEQL; encoded by the coding sequence ATGAACGACCTGAGTGTCCGGACCGCCAAGCGAGCGTGGATGTGTCTGCTGTGCGGCTGGGTCTATTACGAGGAACTGGGGCTGCCGGAGGACGGGATACCGCCCGGCACCCGCTGGGAGGACATCCCCGACGACTGGGAGTGCCCCGAATGCGGCGCGGCCAAGGCCGACTTCGTGATGGAACAGCTGTGA
- a CDS encoding cytochrome P450 codes for MTESQTLAEPLDVMIRLLSPEGKQNPYPLYEELRAHGGLVRLGETHLLAVGHEQCARALRHPGLLQTDAAMQDLRMPGWREHSSWVWLTKNMLFSNEPDHERMRRFFSSAFSAHSVAAFAPMVERLADEAVRHLERLTADGGSVDLVEEFTYRFPIAVLGELLSLPQEDLPGLHPVIAAITTSMDPVSDLGRLQPADAAMDRLAEYVTELVALRRAEPGPDLTSAFIRARDAGSDLTEEDLIANLMAVIVAGSEAPQDLLGNAVRIAVENPEYAERIRREPEFVSRFLEEVLRFDPPVHALNRVAGQDLEFFGEKITRGSAVTLLIAAGNRDPERFAEPDRFDPDREGNKQLTFSAGAHYCLGAALARLSAETVLPRLLRRFPKLAIVGLPGFRDQIVQRGHDRLPATLG; via the coding sequence GTGACCGAGTCCCAGACCTTGGCCGAACCGCTGGACGTGATGATCCGGCTGCTGTCGCCCGAGGGCAAGCAGAACCCGTACCCCCTCTACGAGGAATTGCGCGCCCACGGCGGCCTGGTGCGGCTGGGTGAGACGCATCTGCTCGCCGTCGGCCACGAGCAGTGCGCCCGGGCACTGCGCCACCCCGGCCTGCTCCAGACCGATGCGGCCATGCAGGACCTGCGCATGCCCGGCTGGCGCGAGCACTCCTCCTGGGTGTGGCTCACCAAGAACATGCTGTTCAGCAACGAGCCCGATCACGAGCGGATGCGCCGGTTCTTCTCCAGCGCCTTCTCGGCCCACAGCGTCGCCGCCTTCGCCCCGATGGTGGAGCGTCTGGCCGACGAGGCGGTGCGGCACCTGGAGAGGCTGACGGCCGACGGCGGCAGCGTGGACCTGGTGGAGGAGTTCACCTACCGGTTCCCGATCGCCGTCCTCGGTGAGCTGCTGTCCCTGCCCCAGGAGGACCTGCCCGGGCTGCACCCCGTCATCGCGGCCATCACCACCTCCATGGACCCCGTCAGCGACCTCGGCCGGCTTCAGCCGGCGGACGCCGCGATGGACCGGCTCGCCGAGTACGTCACCGAACTCGTCGCCCTGCGCCGCGCCGAGCCCGGTCCGGACCTGACGAGCGCCTTCATCCGCGCCCGCGACGCCGGCAGCGACCTGACCGAGGAAGACCTCATAGCCAACCTCATGGCCGTGATCGTGGCCGGCAGCGAGGCGCCGCAGGACCTGCTCGGCAACGCCGTCCGCATCGCCGTGGAGAACCCCGAGTACGCCGAACGCATCAGGCGGGAGCCCGAGTTCGTCTCCCGGTTCCTGGAGGAGGTGCTCCGCTTCGATCCCCCGGTGCACGCCCTGAACCGGGTCGCCGGGCAGGACCTGGAGTTCTTCGGCGAGAAGATCACCCGGGGCAGCGCGGTGACCCTGCTCATCGCCGCGGGCAACCGCGACCCCGAGCGCTTCGCCGAACCCGACCGTTTTGACCCCGACCGCGAGGGCAACAAGCAGCTGACGTTCAGCGCCGGAGCGCACTACTGCCTGGGCGCGGCCCTGGCCAGGCTGTCGGCCGAGACCGTACTGCCCCGCCTGCTGCGCCGCTTCCCGAAGCTCGCCATCGTCGGCCTGCCCGGATTCCGCGACCAGATCGTCCAACGCGGCCACGACCGCCTGCCGGCCACCCTCGGCTGA